The nucleotide window GTCCGGGAGGCCGAGGGCGCTGGCCATGCGGTCGATCTCGCCGAGCGCCTGCTTGAGGTTGCGCTCTTTCGAGTCGCGGGTGCGGAACCGCTCGTTCCACGTGCGGAGCCGCTGCATCCGCCGTCGCTGTCGCCCGGACAGCGACTTGCCGTAGGCGTCTTTGTCCTGCCAGCCGATGTTCGTCGACAGCCCCTTGTCGTGCATCATGTTCGTCGTCGGGGCACCGACGCGTGACTTGCTGTCCCGCTCGCCGGAGTTGAACGCGCGCCACTCCGGCCCGCGGTCGACCGAGTCCTCCTCGACGACCAGTCCGCAGTCGCTGCAGACCGTCTCGCCGTGTTCCGTGTCGCTCGCGAGCCGTCCGCCGCACTCGGGGCAGGTCGTCGTCCGCTCGCCCTCCCGTTCGCTCGTGGTCTCCTCGGCGCTCTCCGACCGCTCGGTTGCCGACTCCGTCGCCCGGGTTCGCGTGCGCTCCCCGCTCTCGTCCCCGCCGTTCGTGTCCGTGGCGTCGTTCGCGTTCGTGAGTCGTTCTCGCTCCGTACCGCCGCCGCTGTAGGTGTCTGTCTCTGTCATGGGTTGCTCCGACGATCCCCCGACGAAAATACAGCGAGGTCCGCGAATCGCCAGTCTGTTAACGTATAGTTAGTCACGAAAATATATAAATCTGCCGGTAAACGAAGGGCAGACATTCGAGGAAAAGGGCCTTATTCTCCGTCTGCGTCGGTGATTAGCTCTCTCCGGCTCCCTTCGCAACGACGGAGCCACGCGAGTTCGGGAACGCGACGACGTATATACTTCTCCCTCAGAACTGCAACGACGCGAGGCGATCGAGCCCTCGCCGGGCGCGCACCCGATCACGACCGGTGTCCGGTCACCGACGCCGACACGGAGCCGATCGACTCGACGGTCGCGCGCACCTCGTCGCCGGGTTCGATCGGCTCCGCGCCCGGGGTTCCGGTGCTGAACAGGTCTCCGGGGCGCAGCGTCATCACCTCGGAGTGGAACGAGACGATCTCGGCGGGCGGAAACAGCATGTTCCGGACCTCGTTTTCGGCCGCGATCTCGCCGTTGACGCGCGTCGTCACTGTCACGTCGGAAAGGTCGATGTCGCCGTCGGGGACCGCGATCGCCGGCCCGACGACGAGGAACGTGTCGTAGCTCTTCGCGCGCGTGAGGAAGCGGGGGTTCCGCCGTAGCACGTCCTCGGCGGTCACGTCGATTACCGGGAGGTAGCCGGCGACGACGTCGGCCGCGTCCGCGGTCGCGACGGACCGACACTCTCGGCCGGTCACCACCGCCAGCTCCGCCTCCGCGGTCACGCGCTCGCTCTGCTCGCTCGGCGGCAGCCGGATCGGACCGCCCGGTCCAGTCAGCGCGGTCGACGGTTTGGTGAAGCTCGCCGGCTCCTCCGGGCGGTCTTCGTCGAGGTCGCCGGCGTGGTCGGCGTAGTTGAGACCGATCCCCCAGAGCTTGCCGAACCGCTCCAGCGGCGGTCCGAACGTGAGGTCGGCGGCGGGAACGCGGTCGGCGGGCGCGTCGTCGACGCTCGCGAGGTCGCCCGCGGCGGCCAGCGGGAGCGCGTCGCGAACGGTCTCGACGGCCGGCTCCGCCGCCGCGAGCGGCACGTACCCCTCGTCGTCGCCGAGCAGCGGTCGCCCCGCCGCGGTGCGCGCGAGGTATTTCACGCGATGACTCCTCCGTTCACGGTCGGATCACTCCTCGCGGTCGGTCCAGAAGTCGAACGAGCGCCCGGGCGCGAACACGTCGAGCCCGACCGCCCGCTCGTCGCCGGTGTTCTCCACGCGGTGCGGCTCGTTCGCTTCGAGGTGGACGGAGTCGTTGGATCCGAGCGTCGCCTCGTCGCCGTCGTCGGTCACGACCGTCAGTTCGCCCTCCAGGCACAGACACACCTGTTCGTTCTCGTGGTCGTGGAGCGGCGAGGAGTGGCCCGGCGGCTTCTCGAACCACTCGAACGAGAAGCGGTCGCTGCCCGCCATCGCCACGCGACGCCACCCCGCCTCCGGCTCGTACGTCTCGGCCTCGTCGAAGCGGACCGCTCTCATAGGTTCGCGCCGGTCGCGCCGCCGTCGATCGGGAGCGCGGTGCCGTTGATGAACCCGGACTTCGGCGACGAGAGGAACGCGACGGTGTTCCCTAGCTCCATCGGGTCGCCGATGCGTTCGAGGGGGTTGCCGGCCCACTCGGCGAGGCCCTCCTCGTAGGAGTCGTACTCGCCGCGATCGACGGCGTCGTTCACCAGCTCGCGGATCCGCGACGTCTCGTGTGGGCCGGGCAACACGGCGTTGGCCCGGATCGCCGGCGCGAACTCCTTCGAGAGGGTCTTCTCTAACCCGATGACGCCCATGCGGACCGAGTTGGACAACACGAGGCTGTCGAGCGCCTCCTTCACGCTCCGGGAGGTGACGTTCACGATGGTGCCGCCGTCGCCCTCGCGGAGGTGCGGCTCGGCCTCGCGCGCGAGCCGGACGACGCTCATCACGAGCAGCTCGTACGCCTCCTCCCAGTCCTCGTCGTCGGTCTCCAAGAACGCCCCGGAGGGGGGACCGCCCGCGCTCGTGACGAGGTGGTCGAGCCCGCCGAACTTGTCGACGGTCGCCTCCACGAGCGCGGTCACGTCGTCCGGGTCGGTGAGATCGCCGGGCTGGGCGACGACCTCGCCCTCGGCGACCGACTCGATCTCCGCCTTCGCCTCGGCCAGCCGGTCCTCGTCGCGGCCGTTGATCACGACGTCGACGCCCTCGCGCGCGAGCGCGGTCGCCGACGCCTTCCCGAGTCCGCTCGACGACGCCGTGACGAGCGCCGCGTTCCCCGCTATCTCAAGGTCCATACGATCGCAGTGCGCGGTTACCGTGGAAAGCGTTTCCCCGGAGGCAATCCGCCGCCGGGGGGGTTCGGAGACGCTCCGCAGCCGGCGAGATCCGGGCCGGTCCCGCCGCGGCCGCACCTCCGATCGCGGCTCACCGGCTCCGGCTCACCGGGAACGCGACGCGGTCCGGGTTGTCGTTGAACCGCTCTAATATCCGCTCGTACAGCCGATTCTTCACGCGCTGGCCGCGCCGCGGATGGGTGAGATACCGAACCCTGAGTTCGACCCACGACTCCTGTTGGCGGACGTTGACCGTCGGCCCGTCGTGGACCTCCAACTCGACTGGGGTCTCCGCGAGCGCCTCGCGGTAGGCGGCGATGCCGTCGGCCATGTCCCGACCGAGCAGCTCCGTCGTCTCCTCTATCATCACCTCGCGTGCGAACTCCAGATCGGTCTCGTAGGCGACCTGAACCGGCACCTCGTTCCAGACGTACGGCGACCCGCCACCGCCGAAGTTGACGACGTTCGACGAGAGGACGACGCTGTTCGGGACGGTCACCACCCGCCCGGAGGGCTGGTTCGTCGTCACCAGTTCGCCGTTGATCTCCCACAGCGTCGTCACGAGGAAGTCGACCCCGATCACGTCGCCTTTCGCGTCGTCGATCTTGACTCGGTCGCCGACGCCGAACGGCTGCTTGACCGCGATGTACACCCACGCGATCAGCGACAGGAGCGGCTGTTGGAGCGCGAAGGTGATCGCGAACCCGATCACGCCGAGCGAGAAGAGCAATCCGAGCCAGTTCTCCGTCGCCACCGCGAGCGTCGCCACCGTCCCGACGATCCCGAACGCCAACCGGAGCAGGTTCCGGACGTTGTGCGCCCGGCGCTTGCTCGCCGACCGCGTCAGCACGCGGACCGCGAGCAGGTAGCTCCCGTACACCACGCCCGCGACGGCGACGACGAGCAGCGACCGACCGACGACTGCCGCCGCAGGGTACCCGCCGATCGGCGGCCAGTCGGCGAGCGCGTCGGTCGTCCCGGCGACGGTCCCGGAGATTCCGGCCAGCAGCCCGACCGCGAGCGACGCGAGTCCGAGTGGACGTCTCACGCTCGTCGCTCGCGGCCGACCGGCAAAACGGTTGTGCCGTCGCTCGGCGTCGCACCGCGCTCGTCGATCCCGCGCCGCCGTCGATGTCGCCGTCGGCTCCGACTCTCGCCCGTCACTCGTCGACCGCGACGCGCGCCATCGCCCCCGCGAGCACCTCGGTCGCGGCGGCGCAGTCGTCCCAGTCGGTCCACTCCCGAGGGTTGTGCGAGATACCGTCGCGCGAGGGGGCGAAGAGCAGCGACGCGTCCGTGACGTGCGCGACCCGCATCGCGTCGTGGGCCGCCCCCGAGTGGAGGTCGATCGCCTTCCGGTCGGCGGCGACGGCCGCCTCGTGGGTGGCCTCGCGCAGGCGGTCGCTCATCGGCGTCGGTGCCACGTCGAAGGGTCGCCCGAACTCGGTCTCGACCCCGCGTTCGCGCTCCAGCCGGGCGAGGGAGTCGCGCGCGGCGTCGACGATCGCCTCCATCGACTCGCTCTCGACGTCACGAATGTCCACGCCGGCCGCGACGCGTCCGGGGACGACGTTCGTCGCGTTCGGCTCCACCGACAGCGAGCCGACGGTCCCGACCGCCGACGGCGACGCGGTCTCGACGACCTCGTTCGCGGCCGCCTCGACGTCCAAGACGAACTCGCTCGCGGCCGCGAGCGCGTCGGTGCGGTCGCCCATCGCGGTCGCGCCTGCGTGGTTCGCCTCCCCGTCGATCGTCGCCTCGCAGTGGGTGATCCCGGTGATCGTTGTCACGACGCCGGCGGCCGCGCCCGCCTCCTCCAGCTTCGTGTCCTGCTCGACGTGAAGCTCGTAGAAGGCGTCCCACGAGGAGGGGTCGAGCGTCTCCTCGCTCCCGCGGTAGCCGATCCGGTCGAGCGCCTCCCCGAGCGTCTCGCCGTCGTCGTTCGTCAGCGCGAGCGCCTCGTCGAGGGCCGTCTCGCCCGTCGCGACCGCCGAGCCGAGCAGTCCGTTCCCGAAGGTGCCGCCCTCCTCCTCGGTGAAGCTGACGACGCCGACCGGGCGGGCCGGCTCGAACCCGGCGTCGCGCATCGCGCGCACCGCCTCCAGCGCGGCGTACACGCCGAGCGGCCCGTCGAAGATCCCGCCCTCGGGGACGCTGTCGAGGTGGCTCCCGGAGACGACCGGAGCCGCGTCCGGGTCGGCGCTCGCCGGGGTCCACGTCCCGAGGATGTTACCGACTGCGTCGACGGCGACGTCGAGTCCGGCGTCGCGCAGGCGTTCGACCAGTCGGTCTCTGGCTGCTCCGTTCGTCTCGGTACCGGTTCGGTTCGTTCGCGCGTGCGCCGCCGGGTCGTCGGTCTCGACCCGACCGAACGCCGCGTTCGCCTCGATGTCCGCGCGGAGGCGGTCCGCGTCGACTGGAAGGTTCATACCGAAGCCGGGCACCGCGGGATCAAAACGGTTCGGTCTGCGGCGGGGGCGTCCGGGAGGCGACCCCGGTCCGGACTCGGGCTGCTTGCGTCGGCCCGGTCACTCCCCGCGTCGCGCGAGCCAGTAGGCGGCCGACCCCAGCCCGAGTCCGGCTCCGAACGAGCGGGTCGCCGCCGGCTCGTCGACGGAGCGGCCGACCGCGACGCCGAGCGCCGCCCACGCCATCGCCACGCCGAGGCTCCGCCCGGGACCGCCCCGGAACCGCCGACAGCCCGCGGCCGTCCGCGCGTGTCGATAGCAGTAGCCGGCCGCGAACCCGAGCGCCAGCGGGGCGGCGCGCACCTCGCCGTCGGCGACCCGGGACAGCGCGAGAAGCCCCGCCGCCCCGAGACACTCAACCCCGACGCCGACCGCGCGCACCGCGTTGACCATGTGAACTGTTCGCATTAAATACAGTTATCCGTTTCGCCGAGCGGCTCCGGCCGATCCCAAAAACACTTGTCGGCGGCCGTTCTCGTCTGAATCGACATGTCCCCGTTGCTCCTCCAAGGTGCGGAAGGCGCTATCGTCCTCCTGATCGGGATCGCCTTCATAGTCGCTCACTTCGTGCTGATCGCGTGGACGTACTCCGACGCACAGAACCGTAGCGACCACCCGCCCGTCCTCTGGGCGCTCGTCGTGTTCTTCGCGCCGCTGCTCGGTATCCTGCTGTACTTCATCATCGGACGGAACTCCTACTGAGGAGTCCCGGCCCGTCGGAAACTCACACACCCCTGAGCGCGTTCGTCGCCCCGACCGTCTCGGCGACGACCCACGCGACGAACAGGCCGTAGGCCGCGAGCAGCGCGTACGACTCGCGCCGTTCCAGCGCGAGCTCCGTCCGGAGCGTCACGAACAGCAGGACCGTCGCGACGGTTAAGACGCCGAGCATCGGCACCGCCGTCGAGAAGTTGACGGCGACCTCGCCGACGATCAGCACGCCGAGCGGGATCGCGACGAGGAGGTCGAAGGTGTTCGACCCGAGGACGTTCCCGAGGCTCGTCGCCCCGCGGTTCTCGCGCGCGGTCCGGAGGCTCACGAGCGTGTCCGGGAGGCTCGTCGCGGCCGCGACGATCGTGACGCCGGCGAGGAACTCGGGGATCCCGAAGGTGACGCCGAGCGACTCCACCGACGCGACGAGCCGCTCGACCGTGACGACGATGAGCCCGAGACCGGCAGCCAGCTTCGCCCATTCGCGGCGAACGTCGACGCCGTCGCGGACGTTGTCGATCGCGGCGTCGCCGACGTCCTGATACTGGATGAAGAGGTACAGCGCGTACAGCGCTAGCGGGATCACCGCGAGCGACCGGGGCATCGTCCCGACGATCGGGTCCGACGAGACCGGGAAGTAGATGACCGCGAGCGCGAACGTCACGACCAGCGCCGACACCGCGAGCATGTAGAACTGCGCCTCTTTGTACACGATCGTCCGGTTCGCCTCCAGTTCGCCCTCGCCGCCGATGCCCGCGACCGCGGGGATCACGAGGACGTTGAAGATGGCCGAGCCGACGAGCGCGCCCACGCCCATGTCGAAGACCCCGGTGAGGGCGGTGACGAGCACGCTCACAAGCTCTGGGAAGCTTGACCCGACCGCGACGACGACGGACCCCTGAACCACCGCGGGCAGCCCGTAGTACCCGGAGAGGGTCTCGGCGGCCTCCTCTAACCACCCGCTTCCGAGCCAGATGAATCCGGTCGCGGCGACGATCACGAGGACGTGGACGACCGGCGCGTCGGGGAGGAGTCCCGTCACGGTTCACCGCACGTGGTCGCCCGCCAGCTCCCACAGCCGGTCCGCGATCTCGTCGTCGAGCGCGCCGCGCGTCACGCGCCACTCCCAGTTGCCCGCCAGCGTGCCCGGCTCGTTGAACCGCGCGTCGCTGCCCAGCCCGAGCAGGTCCTGAACCGTCGTCACGGCGAGGATCGCCTCCGAGGCCCACAGTTCGTCGATGATCGCCCACTCGGCCGGCTCCTCGGCGTCGGAGCCGACGTTGTACCGGAAGCAGTCGCGCTGGCGCTCGGGGAGGTCCTCGAAGTAGCCGACCCACGTGTCCGTGTCGTGCGTCGACGTGTAGCCGACGACGCCCTCGGGGTAGTGCATCGGCTGGTACTCGTTCCCCTCCGCGCACCAGTCGGCGTACTGCGGGACGCGCATCCCCGGGAAGCCGAACTCGGCCATCAGCTCGTCCATCGCCGGCTCCTCGAACCCGAGGTCCTCGGCGATGAACGGGGCCTC belongs to Halorubrum sp. DM2 and includes:
- a CDS encoding transcription initiation factor IIB; this encodes MTETDTYSGGGTERERLTNANDATDTNGGDESGERTRTRATESATERSESAEETTSEREGERTTTCPECGGRLASDTEHGETVCSDCGLVVEEDSVDRGPEWRAFNSGERDSKSRVGAPTTNMMHDKGLSTNIGWQDKDAYGKSLSGRQRRRMQRLRTWNERFRTRDSKERNLKQALGEIDRMASALGLPDNVRETASVIYRRALSENLLPGRSIEGVATAALYAAARQVGNPRSLDEFTAVSRVEKMELTRTYRYVVRELGLRVQPADPTSYVPRFVSRLDLSDETERRARELLDDAANAGITSGKSPVGLAAAAVYAAALLSNEKVTQSQVSDVADVSEVTIRNRYKELLEASGDVAA
- a CDS encoding fumarylacetoacetate hydrolase family protein encodes the protein MKYLARTAAGRPLLGDDEGYVPLAAAEPAVETVRDALPLAAAGDLASVDDAPADRVPAADLTFGPPLERFGKLWGIGLNYADHAGDLDEDRPEEPASFTKPSTALTGPGGPIRLPPSEQSERVTAEAELAVVTGRECRSVATADAADVVAGYLPVIDVTAEDVLRRNPRFLTRAKSYDTFLVVGPAIAVPDGDIDLSDVTVTTRVNGEIAAENEVRNMLFPPAEIVSFHSEVMTLRPGDLFSTGTPGAEPIEPGDEVRATVESIGSVSASVTGHRS
- a CDS encoding cupin domain-containing protein, which codes for MRAVRFDEAETYEPEAGWRRVAMAGSDRFSFEWFEKPPGHSSPLHDHENEQVCLCLEGELTVVTDDGDEATLGSNDSVHLEANEPHRVENTGDERAVGLDVFAPGRSFDFWTDREE
- a CDS encoding SDR family oxidoreductase, with amino-acid sequence MDLEIAGNAALVTASSSGLGKASATALAREGVDVVINGRDEDRLAEAKAEIESVAEGEVVAQPGDLTDPDDVTALVEATVDKFGGLDHLVTSAGGPPSGAFLETDDEDWEEAYELLVMSVVRLAREAEPHLREGDGGTIVNVTSRSVKEALDSLVLSNSVRMGVIGLEKTLSKEFAPAIRANAVLPGPHETSRIRELVNDAVDRGEYDSYEEGLAEWAGNPLERIGDPMELGNTVAFLSSPKSGFINGTALPIDGGATGANL
- a CDS encoding mechanosensitive ion channel domain-containing protein, yielding MRRPLGLASLAVGLLAGISGTVAGTTDALADWPPIGGYPAAAVVGRSLLVVAVAGVVYGSYLLAVRVLTRSASKRRAHNVRNLLRLAFGIVGTVATLAVATENWLGLLFSLGVIGFAITFALQQPLLSLIAWVYIAVKQPFGVGDRVKIDDAKGDVIGVDFLVTTLWEINGELVTTNQPSGRVVTVPNSVVLSSNVVNFGGGGSPYVWNEVPVQVAYETDLEFAREVMIEETTELLGRDMADGIAAYREALAETPVELEVHDGPTVNVRQQESWVELRVRYLTHPRRGQRVKNRLYERILERFNDNPDRVAFPVSRSR
- a CDS encoding Zn-dependent hydrolase, with translation MNLPVDADRLRADIEANAAFGRVETDDPAAHARTNRTGTETNGAARDRLVERLRDAGLDVAVDAVGNILGTWTPASADPDAAPVVSGSHLDSVPEGGIFDGPLGVYAALEAVRAMRDAGFEPARPVGVVSFTEEEGGTFGNGLLGSAVATGETALDEALALTNDDGETLGEALDRIGYRGSEETLDPSSWDAFYELHVEQDTKLEEAGAAAGVVTTITGITHCEATIDGEANHAGATAMGDRTDALAAASEFVLDVEAAANEVVETASPSAVGTVGSLSVEPNATNVVPGRVAAGVDIRDVESESMEAIVDAARDSLARLERERGVETEFGRPFDVAPTPMSDRLREATHEAAVAADRKAIDLHSGAAHDAMRVAHVTDASLLFAPSRDGISHNPREWTDWDDCAAATEVLAGAMARVAVDE
- a CDS encoding PLDc N-terminal domain-containing protein; the protein is MSPLLLQGAEGAIVLLIGIAFIVAHFVLIAWTYSDAQNRSDHPPVLWALVVFFAPLLGILLYFIIGRNSY
- a CDS encoding sodium:calcium antiporter; this encodes MTGLLPDAPVVHVLVIVAATGFIWLGSGWLEEAAETLSGYYGLPAVVQGSVVVAVGSSFPELVSVLVTALTGVFDMGVGALVGSAIFNVLVIPAVAGIGGEGELEANRTIVYKEAQFYMLAVSALVVTFALAVIYFPVSSDPIVGTMPRSLAVIPLALYALYLFIQYQDVGDAAIDNVRDGVDVRREWAKLAAGLGLIVVTVERLVASVESLGVTFGIPEFLAGVTIVAAATSLPDTLVSLRTARENRGATSLGNVLGSNTFDLLVAIPLGVLIVGEVAVNFSTAVPMLGVLTVATVLLFVTLRTELALERRESYALLAAYGLFVAWVVAETVGATNALRGV